TGAGCCGCACCCAGTTCGAGCGTTCGATCTCGGTGCCGGATGGAGTGGACTTGGAAAAGGTCTCTGCTGCGATGGATGCCGGTATTTTGACGGTCACCATGCCTAAGCTGGAAGCCCGTAAACCACGCCAAATCAGCGTCAAATAACACTTAAATTGAAAGGAAATAGATAATTATGAGCACACAACTCGATACGATTCAGACGTCAGAAAAAAAGGCGAGCGAGCGCACCTGGCAACGTCCTCACTATGATGTGAGTGAAAGTGAGGAAGCCTTTAACGTTCGCGTCCATCTGCCAGGAGTCCGACGCGACGGCGTTGATATCTCGCTGGAAGAGGACACACTCACAGTGGTGGGCACTCGTGCCAATGACTTGCCAGAAAACTGGCGTCCCTTGCGCCGCGAGATTCGCTCGGGGGATTACCGCTTAAGTTTACGGCTCAATGTGCCTGTGAATGAAGCCAAGATTAAAGCGAGCGTTGAAAATGGCGTTCTCGATTTAAGCTTGCCCAAGGCGGATGAAGTGAAGCCACGCAAGATTAAGATCAGTTAAGGTATTGTTAGCTAAGTAGGTCTAGCCGGGTGGTCACGATTGTGAGCGCCCGGCTTTTTTATGGATTACGGAGGCGGAACGGTATGTAAATGCGTGATTCTCATATTGGGGCTTTTGCTTTAAGCTGTGTGCCTTGATGTGCTCCCATAATATGAAACTTAGGCGGCTTGTTTTGTCTGCGTGCTTCTTGCTCTGCCTGTCGGCGCAGGCGGCCAATTATTGTGTGGCGACAGACGGGGATGATCGCAATGCCGGTACTTCGCCGGAGCAGCCTTTTGCTACGATCCAACATGCCGTGGATGTGATGCAGCCCGGGGATACCTGCTATATCCGAGCGGGAGTCTATCGAGAGACGATCAATCTGTCAGGAAAGGCCGGCTATGCCGGACAGCCTATCACTTTAACGAATTATAAGAACGAGCCGGTGACGCTGGACGGCACGCTGCGAATCGGCAGTGCCTGGACTCTGGACGAGGGAAAGGTTTACAAGACGACACTGGCTCAAGACGTGACACAGTTGTTTGTCGACGGAGCGCTCATGACGCTGGCTCGTTTCCCCAATGCGCTGGCGTTCTCCGATACCGTGTGGCACCGGACGGCGGCGCGATGCTTTCGCACGCGAGAGTCGAGTAACGGGCATGTGATCGATGGCAGTGTGGATGAGCGCTCGATCGCGGGCGCGGGCTTCTCATTTAACGATTGTGTGGCTCTACTCAATTTTGGAGCGCATGCCACAGCTTCCCGACTGGTGGAAAATCATGTCGCGGGCTCGGCCGAGTTCGACTATAGCCCTGAGCTGAAAAAATATAAAACCACGCTGAATTACTTCTTTGAGGGTGGGGTGGGCAATGCTGAGCGTGTCATGTTGGATCACGCGCAGGAGTGGGCATATGATGAAACGAGCAAGACCCTTTATTTATGGGCGGATGACGGCCAGAATCCGTCCGATCGTGAGATTTATGGGAAAGTGCAAAGCTACGCGATCGTCGGTGATGCCACGACCCAACATATCGTGATCGACGGCTTGGATTTCTTTGCCACCACATTCTCGTTCACAAAATCCGATCACATTACCATTCAGAATTGCGACTTCAGTTACTATGCGGCATCCAAGCGTGCCTTGGGCATTTTGGGGCCGTCGGAAACCGCTCATTTTACAGGTACAGAGGATGACTTTTGCACGGATATCTTAGTCTATAACTGTAGCTTTCAGTATGCCGATGCCAGTGCGTTACTGGGTGAATTTGTCGAAGATATGCGGATCGTGAACAACCTGTTTCATCAGATCGACTATGCCTGTGTGAATAATGATTGGGGGCCGCAAGCGCCCTTCAGCCCGAGCAGTTCTATCCGAATCAATAAGGCCCGGGGGCTTTTTTATCGGCGAAATACGCTGTCGATGACTGGCAATGCGCAGGGATTTTCCGCGAATCGTTACATCGCAGGGCCGTCGCGTAAATTTAGGCCGGAGGGCTATGACCCTGCATCGATTGAGAACATTGTCTGCGAATACAATTTTCATACTGCTTGCGGTCTGCTGCATACGGATGGTTCCTCGCTGTATATGCCCGATGATCATGTCATGGAATCCGTAATACGCTATAATTGGTTTATTGGCAATGGGCAGCGGGACTTTCGCTGGGATGGTAACAACCGCCCCTTGCTAGGGGTGCATGGCAATCTCTATCGTAATGTCGCAATGGATACGGGAGTGAAGCGTATGTCTCCTTCCGGGGGCAATGGCTTTCGTGTAAAGGGCAGTTACCATGAAGTGTATCACAACCTCGGGGTGGGGCGTGGTGCCGAGCTCAATATCGCCACTGAGAAGGGCGGCAATGACGCGACGGTGACCCGTAACAACGCGGCTTCTCATTTGACGGATCAGCCGATCCCCGGGATCCGCTCACACAATTATGCGGCTCGTAAAGAAGAGCGACGCATCCAGGAGATGCTGCGCGATTTGCCCAATTGGGATTTTCGTCCGAAGGCCGACGCGGTGGGATTGATCGACCAAGGCACTCCGGTTCGCTGTTCGATTCGCGGTGAAAGTGTGGATGTCAGCGGTCGTTATAACGGAGCTGCACCGGATATCGGTGCATACGAGTATGGGGACGAATTTTATTGGATTCCCGGTCGGCAGGAAGTGATCGCATCGATGCCAGTTCCGAAGGATGCTGCGGAGCAAGTGCCTCTGGATGCTGACTTGATGTATCTCATCGGTTTACACGGAACACGGGCAAATATCTATTGGGGGAGCCGCCCCGATGCTTTGAAACTGATCTCAAGTCTGGATGCTTACCGGAACATTGTCAGTTTTACCGGAGAAGACCGCTTGCAGGCCGGTCGAGAGTATTACTGGCGTGTCGATACGGTCACATCAGACGGTTCCGTGGTGCCGGGGACGGTCTGGATGTTTAGCACTATTAATAGCGAGTGAGCTGGCATGCTACGATTTACATACACGACTCTTGCCAACCAATGGTCATGAAGGTGGTTGGCGCTATAATTCCAAACTAATTGAATCAATAATATATCCCGTTTTATGAATTCTAGAAATAACACATTCGCTTTTGTTTTAGTTCTCTATGGCTTGTTCGCCTATTCTATAATTCTTCTGATGAGCTCTACGGCCTCTGCTCAGGCAAAGCCCAATCTAATCATCATTTTCACTGATGACCAAGGCTATGCCGATTTGAGTAGCTTTGGCGGTAAACATGTCTACACGCCGAATATCGATCAGATGGCGAAAGAGGGCGCGCGGTTGACGAGTTTCTACGTGGCGGCGCCTCTATGCACGCCCTCACGGGCAGCGCTGATGACCGGGTGTTATCCGGCACGGATCGATATGGACGTGCCTTCGTCGATTATAGTCGAGGGAGTCAGTGAGAAGCCATTCCCCGTGTGCCTGGCGGGAGATGGGCGGGGACTGAATCCCAGTGAGTTGACGATCGCCGAGGTCGCGCAGTCGGCGGGGTATAAGACGGGTATGTTTGGCAAGTGGCACCTCGGCGACCAGCCGGAGTTTTTGCCCACACGTCAGGGCTTCGAGGAGTTTTTCGGCCTTCCTTATAGTCATGACATCCACCCGAAGCACCCGCGGCAAAAATTATTTAAGTTTCCAGCACTGCCTCTACTTGAAGGAGAGACCGTCGTCGAGATGGAACCGAGTGCGAATTACCTGACTCGGCGCTTCACTGAGCGAGCTGTTGACTTTATTAAACGTCATAAGGACGAGCCGTTTTTTCTTTATCTGGCGCACCCTCTTCCACACGGACCGCTCGCCGCATCGCCTGAAATGAAAAAGCAATACGCCGAGCAATTGAAAGTGAACAAGGCGGGTAAGCCGGGCCTGTTTCCGGTGACGATTTATGAAATTGATTGGTCGGTCGGTGAGATCCTCAAGACGCTGAAAGATCAGGGCATTGATGAGAACACTCTGGTGCTTTTCACTTCGGACAACGGGCCGGCTAAAGGATTGGCTAAACCTTTGAGCGGCAAAAAAGGAAGTACTTTGGAGGGCGGGCAACGTGTGCCAGCTGTGATTCGTTGGCCGAAGGGGATTCCGGCGGGGATTGAGAACGATCAAATTCTTACGGCTATGGACGTGTTGCCAACCTTTGCCAAGTTGGCTGGGGCGAAGTTGCCATCGGACCTTGTCATCGATGGAAAGGACATCATGCCAGCAATCGTGGGCGAGGCGGATAGCCCACATGAGTATTTCTTCTACGCTCACTGGGGCGTTCTGGAGGGGGTGCGTTGGAAGTCATGGAAGTTGCGTATCGTTGATGGCAAAGAGGCGCTTTATAATTTAGATGCCGACATTTCCGAAAAGAAGAACGTCGTCGCCAATCATCCTGAGATTGTCCAGCAACTAAAAGCCGCCATGCTAGGCTTTGAAAAAGAAATGCAAGCGAGCGTGCGTTCGGCAGGGACGGTAGAAAATCCGATGCCGCTTACGATGAAGTAGAGAAATGAATCACGACGGAGCAATTATGGTGGCGCAGGCGCGCGTGCTACGGCGTAGCCTTATGGCGAAGACGGGTCCCGCGCCGCAAGTGGTGGCAGGAGCCTTCGACTTATTTAACGCAAGTGCGCACCACCTTCGACAAACTCAGGGCAGGCGGGACGGTGCTGCGCTACCGAGAAAATCCTCATTTATGAAACGCATACTAAACATACTAAACTATCTTGCCATCATTATGGCACCCATCTGCGTTTCGGCTGCTAAGCCCA
The nucleotide sequence above comes from Coraliomargarita algicola. Encoded proteins:
- a CDS encoding Hsp20/alpha crystallin family protein — its product is MSTQLDTIQTSEKKASERTWQRPHYDVSESEEAFNVRVHLPGVRRDGVDISLEEDTLTVVGTRANDLPENWRPLRREIRSGDYRLSLRLNVPVNEAKIKASVENGVLDLSLPKADEVKPRKIKIS
- a CDS encoding sulfatase family protein, which gives rise to MSSTASAQAKPNLIIIFTDDQGYADLSSFGGKHVYTPNIDQMAKEGARLTSFYVAAPLCTPSRAALMTGCYPARIDMDVPSSIIVEGVSEKPFPVCLAGDGRGLNPSELTIAEVAQSAGYKTGMFGKWHLGDQPEFLPTRQGFEEFFGLPYSHDIHPKHPRQKLFKFPALPLLEGETVVEMEPSANYLTRRFTERAVDFIKRHKDEPFFLYLAHPLPHGPLAASPEMKKQYAEQLKVNKAGKPGLFPVTIYEIDWSVGEILKTLKDQGIDENTLVLFTSDNGPAKGLAKPLSGKKGSTLEGGQRVPAVIRWPKGIPAGIENDQILTAMDVLPTFAKLAGAKLPSDLVIDGKDIMPAIVGEADSPHEYFFYAHWGVLEGVRWKSWKLRIVDGKEALYNLDADISEKKNVVANHPEIVQQLKAAMLGFEKEMQASVRSAGTVENPMPLTMK